In Lepisosteus oculatus isolate fLepOcu1 chromosome 15, fLepOcu1.hap2, whole genome shotgun sequence, one genomic interval encodes:
- the LOC102691900 gene encoding lanC-like protein 3 translates to METNRCFANRFDDYKGALLKGQGKEAVVPIVISTIEKIIKTVPIATDPSDCLDGGLYDGPAGVAYMLYYVSECPMFAPQRDNYLKTAKRIIDVYVRSVDAEPDKNMRAAFLLGGAGIYAVAAMVYKALGLADFVKPLTKFRNLWEVCAPLTFLECGSDELFVGRAGYLCGALVLKQNLGIEVLSPEQIKAICQAIIESGKQYARKKRKPFSLMYSYYGTEYLGAAHGLSSILQMLLSYSEFLPTGDRDLVWQSVDFLMNQEQNCNWPAELGAMIERENELVHWCHGAPGVAYLFAKAYLINKKPRYLDTCIRCGEMAWQKGLLKKGPGICHGVAGSAYVFLLLYRLTGNSKYIYRAQRFAEFLFSDEFRAGSCSVNSIYSLFEGLSGTVCFLVDLIQPEKSEFPLFSVFV, encoded by the exons ATGGAAACGAACCGTTGCTTTGCCAACCGGTTCGATGATTACAAAGGTGCTTTACTGAAAGGGCAGGGCAAGGAGGCTGTGGTGCCCATAGTGATTAGCACTATCGAGAAGATTATTAAGACGGTTCCCATTGCCACCGATCCAAGTGACTGCCTCGATGGGGGTCTGTATGACGGTCCGGCGGGGGTGGCATACATGTTATACTACGTCTCCGAGTGTCCTATGTTTGCCCCGCAAAGGGACAACTACCTGAAAACAGCGAAGCGAATCATAGATGTGTACGTGCGGTCCGTTGATGCCGAGCCAGATAAGAACATGCGAGCTGCCTTTCTCCTTGGGGGAGCGGGTATCTACGCAGTCGCAGCGATGGTGTACAAAGCCCTGGGGCTGGCGGACTTTGTCAAGCCCCTCACCAAATTTCGGAACCTCTGGGAGGTGTGCGCGCCCCTCACCTTCCTCGAATGCGGCTCGGATGAGCTTTTTGTTGGAAGAGCGGGTTATCTGTGCGGCGCTCTAGTTCTTAAACAGAATCTGGGAATAGAG GTATTAAGTCCAGAGCAGATCAAAGCAATCTGCCAGGCTATAATTGAATCTGGAAAGCAGTATGCAAGGAAGAAAAGAAAGCCTTTTTCTCTCATGTATTCCTATTATGGCACAGAATACTTAG GTGCTGCTCATGGGCTCTCCTCCATCCTCCAGATGTTACTGTCATACAGCGAGTTCCTTCCAACAGGGGACCGGGACCTGGTGTGGCAGAGCGTGGACTTTCTGATGAACCAGGAGCAGAACTGTAACTGGCCAGCTGAACTGGGGGCCATGATTGAGCGTGAGAATGAGTTGGTCCACTGGTGTCATGGGGCTCCAG GTGTTGCCTACCTGTTTGCCAAAGCCTACCTAATTAACAAGAAACCGCGGTATCTGGACACGTGTATTCGCTGTGGGGAGATGGCCTGGCAGAAGGGGCTGCTGAAGAAAGGCCCAGGGATTTGTCATGGAGTGGCTGGTAGTGCCTACGTCTTTCTACTGTTGTACAGATTGACTGGTAACTCCAAATACATCTACAGGGCACAAAG ATTTGCAGAATTCCTGTTTTCTGATGAATTCAGAGCAGGATCCTgttctgttaacagtatttaCAGCCTCTTCGAAGGTCTTTCTGGAACAGTGTGTTTTTTGGTTGACCTTATTCAGCCCGAGAAGTCTGAATTTCCTCTTTTCAGTGTGTTTGTGTAG
- the xk gene encoding membrane transport protein XK, with product MRLPSSIFVSVSLFIAETTAAVYLSTTYRSAGDKIWQGLTLLFVLVPSVLVQLTLTFIHRDLSRDRPLVLFLHIIQLGPIVRCLEAFWIYGSSGKLEEPYVSITRKKQMPKEGLSEEVEKEVGQAEGKIFTHRAAFARTSVIQAFLGSAPQLTLQLYICVLQQEVSWGRGTLMVISLLSIVYGALRCNILAIKIKYDDYEVDVKPAAYLCIFLWRSFEIATRVVVLVLFSSVLQIWILPVVLLNFFVFFFYPWILFWQSKSPFPENIEKTLTRVGTTIVLCLLTFLYAGINMFCWSAVQLKLNDPDLINKSQNWYRMAVYYMLRFVENATLILLWYVYQTEFYRYICAPLLVLQLLIGYSIGIFFMLVFYQFCHPCKKLFSSSISQGLWACSNFLCLLCKPRKEEESTDRKALEPPSMTDKDVANDTMTEAMNGKSSQTLSSNP from the exons ATGAGACTCCCCAGCTCCATCTTTGTGTCCGTCTCGCTTTTCATTGCCGAGACGACCGCTGCTGTGTACCTGAGCACCACTTACAGATCTGCCGGGGACAAGATCTGGCAGGGGCTGACTCTCCTCTTTGTGCTGGTGCCGTCGGTGCTGGTACAGCTCACCCTAACCTTTATTCACCGAGACCTAAGCAGGGATCGACCCCTCGTGCTGTTTCTTCATATTATTCAGCTTGGGCCAATTGTCAG GTGCCTGGAAGCTTTCTGGATTTATGGCAGCTCCGGTAAACTCGAGGAGCCATATGTCAGCATTACTAGGAAGAAACAGATGCCAAAGGAAGGCCTGTCAGAAGAGGTTGAGAAGGAAGTGGGGCAGGCTGAGGGCAAAATCTTCACCCATCGGGCTGCTTTTGCCAGGACGTCCGTAATCCAGGCCTTCCTGGGCTCCGCTCCACAGCTCACACTCCAGCTCTATATCTGTGTGCTGCAGCAGGAGGTGAGCTGGGGAAGAG gGACGTTGATGGTGATATCTCTGCTGTCAATAGTGTACGGTGCCCTCCGCTGCAACATTCTTGCCATAAAGATCAAGTATGATGACTACGAGGTAGACGTGAAGCCAGCAGCATACCTGTGTATATTCCTCTGGAGGAGTTTTGAGATTGCCACGCGAGTGGTTGTCCTTGTCCTCTTCAGCTCCGTGCTTCAGATATGGATCCTGCCCGTGGTGCTGCTCAACTTCTTTGTCTTCTTCTTCTATCCCTGGATTCTCTTCTGGCAGAGCAAGTCTCCTTTCCCAGAGAACATTGAGAAGACCTTGACTAGAGTGGGCACCACCATTGTTCTGTGCCTTCTCACCTTTCTCTACGCCGGGATCAACATGTTCTGCTGGTCGGCGGTGCAGCTGAAACTCAACGACCCCGACTTGATCAATAAGTCACAGAACTGGTATAGGATGGCGGTGTATTACATGCTGAGGTTTGTGGAAAACGCCACGCTCATTTTGTTGTGGTACGTTTACCAGACAGAGTTCTATAGGTATATATGCGCCCCTCTGCTGGTCTTGCAGCTTCTGATTGGGTACTCCATTGGCATCTTTTTCATGCTGGTGTTCTACCAGTTTTGTCACCCCTGCAAAAAGTTGTTCTCTTCTAGCATTTCTCAAGGACTATGGGCATGCTCAAACTTTCTGTGCTTGCTTTGTAAACCACGAAAGGAAGAAGAATCTACTGATAGGAAGGCACTGGAGCCACCCAGTATGACTGACAAAGACGTGGCCAATGATACCATGACTGAGGCAATGAATGGGAAAAGCAGCCAAACTCTGTCCAGCAACCCTTAA